Proteins encoded in a region of the Salipiger sp. CCB-MM3 genome:
- the ccoP gene encoding cytochrome-c oxidase, cbb3-type subunit III, which yields MSDNKDTKRDDLDYETTGHSWDGIEEYNKPLPKWWLMVFYACIVWGVGYTIAYPAWPGVRSATAGLLGYSTRGAVAEEIAEQEAKLAPINEELASVELTAIAESPELNSYAQNAGAAVFRTWCAQCHGSGAAGAVGYPNLLDDDWLWGGSIEDIHFTVTHGIRNEDDPDARYSEMPAFGRDGLLDREQVSAVANYVMTLSGEEPQNAEAVSEGETLFMDNCSACHAEDGTGDRFQGAPNLTDAIWLYGGDYETIYETVYNARFGVMPNWNARLSEAEIRAVASYVHGLGGGEASEQ from the coding sequence ATGAGCGACAACAAAGACACCAAGAGAGACGATCTCGACTACGAAACGACCGGCCATTCCTGGGACGGCATCGAAGAGTACAACAAGCCTCTGCCGAAATGGTGGCTGATGGTCTTCTACGCCTGCATCGTCTGGGGCGTCGGCTACACCATCGCCTACCCCGCATGGCCGGGCGTACGCTCGGCCACGGCGGGCCTGCTGGGCTATTCGACGCGCGGTGCCGTTGCCGAGGAGATCGCCGAGCAGGAAGCCAAGCTCGCACCGATCAACGAGGAGCTTGCATCGGTCGAACTGACAGCGATCGCCGAGAGCCCCGAGCTGAACAGCTACGCGCAGAACGCCGGGGCCGCTGTGTTCCGCACATGGTGCGCGCAGTGCCACGGCTCGGGCGCGGCGGGCGCGGTGGGCTATCCCAACCTGCTGGACGACGACTGGCTCTGGGGCGGCTCGATCGAGGACATCCACTTCACGGTGACCCACGGCATCCGCAACGAGGATGATCCCGACGCGCGCTATTCGGAAATGCCCGCCTTTGGGCGCGATGGGCTGCTCGACCGCGAACAGGTCTCGGCTGTGGCGAACTACGTGATGACCCTGTCGGGCGAAGAGCCGCAGAACGCCGAGGCGGTCTCTGAAGGCGAGACGCTGTTCATGGACAACTGCTCGGCCTGTCACGCAGAGGATGGCACCGGCGACCGCTTCCAGGGTGCGCCGAACCTGACCGACGCGATCTGGCTCTATGGCGGTGATTACGAGACCATCTATGAGACGGTCTACAACGCCCGCTTCGGCGTCATGCCGAACTGGAACGCCCGTCTGTCCGAGGCGGAAATTCGCGCCGTGGCCAGCTACGTGCACGGGCTTGGCGGCGGCGAAGCCTCCGAGCAATAA
- the ccoO gene encoding cytochrome-c oxidase, cbb3-type subunit II, producing the protein MSILDKHGILEKNVTLLAIFAFLVVTIGGLVQIVPLFYLENTIEDVEGMRPYTPLELAGRDIYIREGCYVCHSQMIRPMRDEVERYGHYSLAAESQYDHPFQWGSKRTGPDLARVGGRYSDEWHVDHLTDPQSVVPESVMPKYGFLSHRLVEGEHMGELMETHRMVGVPYTEEMIASASADFRVQHDPFGDIDGLMERYGETVNIRNFDGEPGISEMDALVAYLQMLGTLVDFSTFTPDASR; encoded by the coding sequence ATGAGCATTCTCGACAAACACGGGATCCTTGAGAAGAACGTAACCCTGCTGGCCATCTTCGCCTTTCTGGTGGTGACCATCGGCGGGCTGGTGCAGATCGTGCCGCTGTTCTACCTGGAAAACACCATCGAAGACGTAGAGGGTATGCGCCCCTACACCCCGCTGGAACTGGCCGGGCGCGACATCTACATCCGCGAGGGCTGCTATGTCTGCCACAGCCAGATGATCCGCCCGATGCGCGACGAGGTGGAACGCTACGGCCACTACAGCCTCGCGGCGGAATCGCAGTACGACCACCCGTTCCAATGGGGCTCGAAGCGGACGGGGCCCGACCTCGCCCGCGTCGGCGGCCGCTATTCGGATGAGTGGCACGTGGATCACCTGACCGACCCGCAGTCGGTGGTGCCCGAGTCCGTCATGCCCAAATATGGCTTCCTCTCGCACCGTCTGGTCGAGGGCGAGCACATGGGCGAGCTGATGGAAACGCACCGCATGGTCGGCGTGCCCTACACCGAAGAGATGATCGCCAGTGCCTCGGCCGACTTCCGCGTCCAGCACGATCCCTTCGGCGATATCGACGGGCTGATGGAGCGCTACGGCGAGACGGTGAACATCCGCAACTTCGACGGCGAGCCGGGCATCTCTGAGATGGATGCGCTGGTGGCCTACCTGCAGATGCTCGGCACGCTGGTCGATTTCTCGACCTTCACGCCCGACGCAAGCCGGTAA
- a CDS encoding universal stress protein encodes MGYKTILTVVTDESLLNSTIDHAAAVAACWDAHLEVLAFGVDRTQTGYYYAGADAIILQETLDRASKDAAELANAARVRLGQIEGRWSIEEGVAQLADIGRHVAGRARFADMVVLPKPYGKERGVELEPIVEGGLFEGQAPVLVVPQAINPSSKPKRVVLGWNESAEALRSVRAAMPILQSADTVHVVVIDPPQHGPNRSDPGGMLSQYLSRHGVNAEIDVLTKTMPRISDILNRHVQDVDADMVVMGAYGHSRFREAILGGATRNMLELAEVPVFLAH; translated from the coding sequence ATGGGCTACAAAACAATACTTACGGTTGTAACGGACGAATCCTTGCTGAATTCGACCATCGACCATGCAGCCGCCGTTGCGGCGTGCTGGGATGCCCATCTCGAGGTTCTGGCCTTCGGCGTGGATCGCACCCAGACCGGCTATTACTACGCCGGGGCCGACGCGATCATTCTTCAGGAAACGCTCGACCGGGCCTCCAAGGATGCGGCAGAGCTTGCCAACGCCGCGCGCGTGCGGCTGGGCCAGATCGAGGGCCGCTGGTCGATCGAGGAAGGCGTGGCGCAACTGGCCGACATCGGACGTCACGTGGCCGGACGGGCGCGCTTTGCCGACATGGTCGTGCTGCCCAAGCCCTACGGCAAAGAGCGCGGCGTCGAGCTTGAGCCGATCGTCGAGGGCGGTCTTTTCGAAGGTCAGGCCCCGGTGCTGGTGGTGCCGCAGGCGATCAATCCTTCGAGCAAGCCCAAGCGCGTGGTGCTGGGCTGGAACGAAAGCGCCGAAGCGCTGCGCTCGGTGCGGGCGGCGATGCCGATCCTCCAATCCGCCGATACGGTTCATGTGGTGGTCATCGACCCGCCGCAGCACGGCCCGAACCGGTCGGACCCGGGCGGCATGCTGTCGCAATATCTGTCGCGCCACGGCGTCAACGCCGAGATCGACGTGCTGACCAAGACGATGCCGCGCATCTCGGACATCCTGAACCGCCACGTGCAGGATGTGGATGCCGATATGGTGGTGATGGGGGCATATGGCCATTCCCGCTTCCGCGAGGCGATCCTTGGGGGCGCCACGCGCAACATGCTGGAACTGGCTGAGGTACCGGTCTTCCTCGCGCATTGA
- the ccoN gene encoding cytochrome-c oxidase, cbb3-type subunit I yields MLNYIKLIVLGVVAVFALVAANYARDVAYMVNALTIFLIAAGLFLWTLRNTDEPVPAKVRELSYMDDVVRAGVIATAFWGVIGFAAGVFIAAQLAFPALNFEWAQGHMNFGRLRPLHTSAVIFAFGGNALICTSFYVVQRTSAARLWGGNLAWWVFWGYQLFIVLAATGYILGATQSKEYAEPEWYVDWLLTIVWVAYLLVFVGTIIKRKEPHIYVANWFYLSFIITVAMLHIVNNLSIPVSIWGSKSVQVFSGVQDAMTQWWYGHNAVGFFLTAGFLGMMYYFVPKQAERPVFSYKLSIVHFWALIFIYIWAGPHHLHYTALPDWASTLGMVFSIILWMPSWGGMINGLMTLSGAWDKLRTDPIMRMLVISIGFYGMSTFEGPMMSIRAVNSLSHYTDWTIGHVHSGALGWNGMITFGALYFLTPKLWNRERLYSLSLVSWHFWLATIGIVLYAASMWVTGIMEGLMWREVDANGFLVNSFADTVSAKFPMYVVRALGGLLYISGAIIMCYNLWMTVKRAPAIEAEAATAHATPAE; encoded by the coding sequence ATGCTGAATTATATCAAGCTCATCGTGCTGGGGGTCGTCGCAGTCTTTGCGCTGGTGGCCGCCAACTACGCACGAGATGTGGCTTACATGGTCAATGCGCTGACCATTTTCCTCATCGCGGCCGGTCTTTTCCTTTGGACCCTCCGCAATACCGACGAGCCGGTCCCCGCCAAGGTGCGGGAACTGAGTTATATGGATGATGTGGTGCGCGCTGGCGTGATTGCAACCGCCTTCTGGGGCGTAATCGGCTTTGCGGCAGGTGTTTTCATCGCCGCGCAGCTGGCGTTCCCCGCGCTCAACTTCGAATGGGCGCAGGGCCACATGAATTTCGGGCGGCTGCGGCCGCTGCACACTTCGGCGGTGATTTTTGCCTTTGGCGGCAACGCGCTGATCTGCACATCGTTCTATGTCGTTCAGCGCACCTCGGCGGCGCGCCTCTGGGGCGGCAACCTCGCGTGGTGGGTGTTCTGGGGCTACCAGCTGTTCATCGTTCTGGCGGCCACCGGCTACATCCTCGGCGCCACCCAGTCGAAGGAATACGCCGAGCCTGAATGGTACGTTGATTGGCTGCTGACCATCGTCTGGGTTGCCTATCTGCTGGTTTTCGTCGGCACGATCATCAAGCGCAAGGAACCCCACATCTATGTGGCGAACTGGTTCTACCTGAGCTTCATCATCACCGTCGCCATGCTGCACATCGTCAACAACCTGAGCATCCCCGTGTCGATCTGGGGCTCCAAGTCGGTGCAGGTGTTCTCGGGTGTGCAGGACGCGATGACGCAATGGTGGTACGGCCACAACGCCGTGGGCTTCTTCCTGACCGCCGGCTTCCTTGGCATGATGTATTACTTCGTGCCCAAGCAGGCCGAGCGCCCGGTGTTCAGCTACAAGCTGTCGATCGTGCACTTCTGGGCACTGATCTTCATCTACATCTGGGCCGGTCCGCACCACCTGCATTACACCGCCCTGCCCGACTGGGCCTCGACCCTTGGCATGGTGTTCTCGATCATCCTGTGGATGCCCAGCTGGGGCGGCATGATCAACGGCCTGATGACCCTCTCGGGGGCATGGGACAAGCTGCGCACCGACCCGATCATGCGCATGCTGGTGATCTCCATCGGCTTCTACGGCATGTCGACCTTCGAAGGCCCGATGATGTCGATCCGCGCGGTGAACTCGCTGTCGCATTACACCGACTGGACCATCGGCCACGTGCACTCCGGCGCGCTTGGCTGGAACGGCATGATCACCTTCGGCGCGCTCTACTTCCTGACGCCGAAACTGTGGAACCGTGAGCGTCTCTACAGCCTCAGCCTCGTCAGCTGGCACTTCTGGCTCGCCACCATCGGCATCGTGCTCTACGCCGCGTCGATGTGGGTCACGGGCATCATGGAAGGCCTGATGTGGCGCGAGGTGGATGCCAACGGCTTCCTCGTCAACAGCTTCGCCGACACCGTGTCTGCCAAGTTCCCGATGTATGTGGTGCGTGCCCTTGGCGGCCTGCTCTACATCTCCGGCGCGATTATCATGTGCTACAACCTGTGGATGACCGTTAAGCGGGCTCCGGCCATCGAGGCCGAGGCTGCCACGGCGCATGCCACTCCGGCCGAATAA
- the ccoG gene encoding cytochrome c oxidase accessory protein CcoG: MSDTQPGAPSLYAAREPIFPRRVRGHFRNLKWVLMIVLLGIYYVTPWIRWDRGPELPDQAVLVDMAGRRFFFFFIEIWPHEFYFVAGLLIMAGLGLFLFTSALGRVWCGYACPQTVWTDLFILVERWIEGDRNARLRLHRQKKWDARKVRLRVTKWVAWFLIALATGGAWVFYFTDAPTLLVDLVTGNAHPVAYTTMLLLTATTFAFGGFAREQICIYACPWPRIQAAMMDEDTLTVGYRDWRGEPRGKHRKAEGAENLGDCIDCNACVNVCPMGIDIRDGQQLACITCALCIDACDDVMAKIGKPRGLIDYLALSDETREREGHPPRAVWKHIFRPRVILYTALWSLVGLGLLVALVMRPEIELTVAPVRNPTFVVLSDGSIRNTYDVRLLNKHGEDRPFQLTLSDDANLQITLEGEDDDTVDVPANETHLQRVYVTAPADTSEAQAERTPFHIWVEDLTTGDRAGKETIFNGRDN; this comes from the coding sequence GTGTCCGATACCCAACCAGGCGCGCCCTCTCTTTACGCGGCGCGCGAGCCGATCTTCCCCCGCCGCGTGCGCGGCCATTTCCGCAACCTCAAGTGGGTGCTGATGATCGTGCTTCTGGGGATCTACTACGTCACCCCGTGGATCCGCTGGGACCGGGGGCCCGAACTGCCTGATCAGGCGGTGCTGGTCGATATGGCCGGCCGCCGGTTCTTTTTCTTCTTCATCGAGATCTGGCCGCATGAATTCTATTTCGTCGCCGGCCTGCTGATCATGGCGGGCCTCGGCCTGTTCCTCTTCACCTCGGCGCTTGGGCGGGTCTGGTGCGGCTACGCCTGCCCGCAGACCGTCTGGACCGATCTGTTCATCCTCGTCGAGCGCTGGATCGAGGGCGACCGCAACGCCCGCCTGCGCCTGCACCGGCAAAAGAAGTGGGACGCCCGCAAGGTCCGCCTGCGCGTGACAAAATGGGTGGCATGGTTCCTCATCGCGCTCGCCACGGGGGGCGCATGGGTGTTCTATTTCACCGACGCCCCGACGCTTCTGGTCGATCTGGTGACCGGCAACGCCCACCCGGTGGCCTACACCACCATGCTGCTGCTCACCGCCACAACCTTCGCCTTCGGCGGCTTCGCCCGCGAGCAGATCTGCATCTACGCCTGCCCCTGGCCACGCATTCAGGCGGCGATGATGGATGAGGACACGCTCACCGTCGGCTATCGCGACTGGCGCGGCGAGCCGCGCGGCAAGCACCGCAAGGCCGAGGGGGCCGAGAACCTTGGCGACTGCATCGACTGCAATGCCTGCGTCAACGTCTGCCCCATGGGGATCGACATCCGTGACGGTCAGCAACTGGCCTGCATCACCTGCGCGCTTTGCATCGATGCCTGCGACGACGTGATGGCAAAGATCGGCAAGCCGCGCGGTCTGATCGATTACCTCGCCCTGTCGGACGAAACCCGCGAGCGCGAAGGGCACCCGCCGCGCGCCGTGTGGAAGCACATCTTCCGCCCGCGCGTGATCCTTTATACAGCGCTGTGGTCGCTGGTGGGCCTCGGCCTGCTCGTGGCGCTGGTGATGCGCCCCGAGATCGAACTGACCGTCGCGCCAGTGCGCAACCCCACCTTCGTGGTGCTCTCCGACGGGTCGATCCGCAACACCTACGACGTGCGCCTGCTCAACAAGCATGGCGAGGACCGCCCCTTCCAGCTCACCCTTTCGGATGATGCCAACCTGCAGATCACGCTCGAGGGCGAGGACGACGACACCGTTGACGTGCCCGCCAACGAGACGCACCTTCAACGGGTCTATGTGACCGCCCCTGCAGACACCTCCGAGGCTCAGGCCGAGCGCACCCCGTTCCATATCTGGGTCGAGGACCTCACCACCGGCGACCGCGCTGGCAAAGAAACCATCTTCAACGGACGGGACAACTGA
- a CDS encoding LysR substrate-binding domain-containing protein, translated as MDWTSLPPLPALRAFAAYAETGSVQRAGAALNVSHAAISQQIRNLESHLGLGLLDRSRRSMALTEEGARLAQALSDGFGRIAQELSALTGAEAERPLMITTTPSFASSWLMPRLARFREAHPEISLMIDPSAKVAPLEPGGVDLALRYGSGQWPGLEAELLVESPIALVGSPRLVGDREISDPSDLTEYHWLQELGTNEASEWFSQFGIDRDARRGISSLPGNLMLEAARQGHGIAITARVFADDDIAAGRLRLLFEDTRKKGYYLVIRPGVMRPPLRLFATWLRREAAKAK; from the coding sequence ATGGATTGGACCTCCCTGCCCCCTCTGCCCGCGCTGCGGGCTTTTGCCGCCTACGCAGAGACCGGCTCTGTTCAGCGTGCCGGCGCCGCGCTCAACGTCAGCCATGCCGCGATCAGCCAGCAGATCCGCAATCTCGAGTCCCATCTCGGGCTCGGGCTGCTCGACCGCTCGCGGCGCTCGATGGCGCTCACCGAAGAAGGCGCGCGTCTGGCGCAGGCGCTGAGCGATGGTTTTGGCCGGATCGCGCAGGAGCTTTCGGCCCTCACCGGTGCCGAGGCCGAGCGCCCGCTGATGATCACCACGACGCCCAGCTTCGCCTCGTCATGGCTGATGCCGCGGCTCGCGCGGTTTCGCGAGGCGCATCCCGAGATCAGCCTGATGATCGACCCTTCGGCAAAGGTCGCGCCGCTGGAACCGGGCGGCGTCGATCTGGCGCTGCGCTATGGCTCGGGTCAATGGCCGGGCCTCGAGGCGGAACTTCTGGTGGAATCCCCCATCGCGCTGGTCGGCTCGCCGCGGTTGGTGGGCGACCGCGAGATCAGCGATCCCTCGGACCTCACCGAGTACCACTGGCTGCAGGAGCTTGGCACCAATGAAGCCAGCGAATGGTTCTCGCAGTTCGGCATCGACCGCGACGCCCGCCGCGGCATCAGTTCACTGCCCGGCAACCTGATGCTCGAGGCGGCGCGGCAGGGCCATGGCATCGCCATCACCGCCCGCGTCTTTGCCGATGACGACATCGCCGCCGGACGTCTGCGGCTTTTGTTCGAGGACACACGCAAAAAGGGCTATTATCTGGTGATCCGCCCCGGCGTCATGCGGCCTCCGCTGCGCCTCTTCGCCACTTGGCTGCGACGAGAAGCCGCGAAAGCTAAGTGA
- a CDS encoding FixH family protein, producing the protein MTEAQDSGRKLTGWHVLAIFGGAFGVIIAVNIALAWNAIATFPGLEVKNSYVASQTFDVRRAEQEALGWTAQAELREEAVVLRFTDVDGQPVKPADLSVKLGRSTHVKDDHTPEFFWDGRQFVAADALDPGHWNVWVNAHADDGTLFEQRLEFFVKD; encoded by the coding sequence ATGACCGAAGCTCAGGATAGTGGACGCAAGCTCACCGGCTGGCACGTGCTGGCCATCTTCGGCGGCGCGTTCGGGGTGATCATCGCGGTGAACATCGCGCTGGCGTGGAACGCCATCGCCACCTTCCCCGGCCTTGAGGTAAAGAACTCCTATGTCGCCAGCCAGACCTTCGACGTGCGCCGCGCCGAGCAGGAGGCGCTGGGATGGACCGCGCAGGCAGAATTGCGCGAAGAGGCGGTGGTGCTGCGCTTCACCGACGTCGACGGCCAGCCGGTGAAGCCCGCGGATCTGTCGGTCAAGCTGGGCCGGTCGACCCATGTGAAGGACGACCACACGCCCGAGTTCTTCTGGGACGGCCGCCAGTTCGTTGCCGCCGACGCACTCGACCCCGGGCATTGGAACGTCTGGGTCAACGCCCATGCCGACGATGGCACGCTCTTCGAGCAGCGACTGGAATTCTTCGTCAAGGACTGA
- a CDS encoding DUF1428 domain-containing protein, whose product MTYVSGFLTPVPQENKAAYIESARKAWTLFKEYGATEMRECWGADVPDGEHTSFPMAVKRKEGEAVVFSWMVWPDKETADRCFGSFESDERWQEMMSMPFDGKRMMWGGFEPVFEGS is encoded by the coding sequence ATGACGTATGTTTCCGGCTTTCTCACCCCGGTGCCGCAGGAAAACAAGGCGGCCTATATCGAGAGCGCCCGCAAGGCGTGGACGCTGTTCAAGGAATATGGTGCCACCGAGATGCGCGAATGCTGGGGGGCCGATGTGCCCGACGGCGAGCACACCTCTTTTCCCATGGCGGTGAAACGCAAAGAGGGCGAGGCGGTGGTTTTTAGCTGGATGGTTTGGCCCGACAAGGAGACCGCCGACCGCTGCTTTGGCTCGTTCGAAAGCGACGAGCGATGGCAGGAGATGATGTCCATGCCTTTTGACGGCAAGCGGATGATGTGGGGCGGCTTCGAGCCGGTGTTCGAGGGCAGCTGA
- the fnrL gene encoding transcriptional regulator FnrL, with the protein MLNEKSLAVSPDCNDCPIRHRAVCARCETDELERLEEIKYYRKFEAGQTVIWSGDRMEFVGSVVSGIATLTQTMEDGRTQMVGLLLPSDFVGRPGRSSAAYDVVATTDLVMCCFRKTPFEEMMTRTPHIAQRLLEMTLDELDAAREWMLVLGRKTAREKIASLLSIIARRDASINMRDVGDQLAFDLPLTREAMADYLGLTLETVSRQISALKKEGVIELQGKRHVTIPDMGRLLEEAGDDADGGVFA; encoded by the coding sequence ATGCTGAACGAGAAAAGCCTCGCAGTCTCTCCTGATTGTAACGACTGTCCGATTCGCCATCGCGCCGTCTGTGCGCGCTGCGAGACGGACGAGCTCGAGCGGCTGGAAGAGATCAAGTATTACCGCAAGTTCGAAGCCGGGCAGACGGTGATCTGGTCCGGCGACCGGATGGAATTCGTCGGATCCGTGGTTTCGGGAATCGCCACGCTGACCCAAACGATGGAAGACGGGCGCACGCAAATGGTCGGCCTTTTATTGCCGTCCGATTTCGTTGGGCGCCCGGGGCGGTCCTCGGCTGCCTATGATGTGGTCGCCACCACCGATCTGGTGATGTGCTGCTTCCGCAAAACTCCCTTCGAAGAGATGATGACCCGCACGCCGCATATCGCGCAGCGCCTGCTGGAAATGACGCTGGACGAGCTTGATGCCGCGCGCGAATGGATGCTGGTGCTTGGCCGCAAAACCGCGCGCGAAAAGATCGCCTCGCTGCTGTCGATCATCGCCCGCCGCGATGCCTCGATCAACATGCGCGACGTCGGCGATCAGCTCGCCTTTGACCTGCCGCTCACCCGTGAGGCCATGGCCGATTACCTCGGCCTGACGCTGGAGACGGTGAGCCGCCAGATCTCGGCCCTGAAAAAAGAGGGCGTGATCGAACTTCAGGGCAAGCGCCATGTGACCATTCCGGACATGGGGCGCCTGCTCGAAGAAGCCGGGGACGATGCGGACGGCGGCGTCTTCGCCTGA
- the hemN gene encoding oxygen-independent coproporphyrinogen III oxidase, with the protein MITRTQLSRLGLFDAKVPRYTSYPTAPHFSGDVTPDRFAEWIGSVPENGTISLYLHVPFCRRLCWFCACRTQGTATLGPVESYVETLKAELELLKRQLPRGVKLSRLHWGGGTPTLLTPDLMRALIDKIGEVAEFAEHAEFSVEIDPNEIDGERLAVLAAGGMNRASIGVQDFDPEIQQTIGREQGYDVTRRAIEIIRERGVASLNADILYGLPHQSKTKITESVQKLLSLGPDRVALYGYAHVPWMAKRQQMIPSDALPTPDERLDLFETARQLFAWDGYDEIGIDHFAVPDDGLAIARKTGKLRRNFQGYTDDTSEVLIGVGASSISRFPQGFAQNAPATSVHVSAIREGRFSTTRGHTFRGEDKLRSRMIEMLMCDFRIRTEELVRDYGAEEGGLAEMYRAANARFDGLLEITEDGLFVPMGARPLTRMVARSFDAYELSKAGHSSAI; encoded by the coding sequence ATGATTACGCGAACACAACTCTCCCGACTCGGCCTCTTCGACGCCAAGGTGCCCCGTTACACCAGCTATCCGACGGCCCCTCATTTCTCGGGGGATGTGACGCCGGATCGATTTGCCGAATGGATCGGAAGCGTGCCGGAAAATGGCACGATCTCACTCTACCTGCACGTGCCTTTCTGTCGCAGGCTCTGCTGGTTTTGCGCCTGCCGCACGCAGGGCACCGCCACGCTGGGGCCGGTGGAAAGCTACGTCGAGACGCTGAAAGCCGAGCTTGAGCTGCTGAAACGGCAGTTGCCGCGCGGCGTGAAACTTTCACGTCTGCATTGGGGTGGGGGCACGCCGACGCTGCTGACGCCGGACCTCATGCGCGCGCTGATCGACAAGATCGGCGAGGTCGCGGAGTTTGCCGAACACGCCGAGTTCTCGGTCGAGATCGACCCAAATGAGATCGACGGCGAACGGCTCGCCGTGCTGGCCGCAGGCGGCATGAATCGCGCGTCTATCGGGGTGCAGGATTTCGATCCCGAGATTCAACAGACCATTGGGCGCGAGCAGGGCTATGACGTCACCCGCCGCGCCATCGAGATAATCCGAGAGCGCGGCGTCGCCAGCCTCAACGCAGATATCCTCTACGGGTTGCCGCATCAGTCGAAGACCAAGATCACCGAGTCGGTGCAAAAGCTGCTGTCGCTCGGACCGGACCGCGTGGCGCTTTACGGTTATGCGCATGTGCCGTGGATGGCCAAGCGCCAGCAGATGATCCCCTCGGACGCGCTGCCGACGCCGGATGAGCGGCTGGACCTCTTCGAGACCGCGCGGCAGCTTTTCGCATGGGATGGTTACGACGAGATCGGCATCGACCATTTCGCCGTGCCCGACGACGGGCTGGCCATCGCGCGCAAGACCGGCAAACTGCGGCGCAACTTCCAAGGCTACACCGACGATACGTCGGAAGTGCTGATCGGCGTTGGTGCCTCGTCGATTTCGCGCTTCCCGCAGGGCTTTGCGCAGAATGCGCCCGCCACCTCGGTGCATGTGTCGGCGATCCGCGAGGGACGCTTCTCGACCACGCGGGGCCACACGTTCCGTGGCGAGGACAAGCTGCGCTCGCGGATGATCGAGATGCTGATGTGCGACTTCCGCATCCGGACAGAAGAACTGGTGCGCGACTATGGCGCGGAAGAGGGCGGGCTGGCCGAGATGTATCGCGCCGCCAACGCGCGGTTCGATGGCCTGCTGGAGATCACCGAGGACGGGCTCTTTGTCCCCATGGGCGCGCGCCCGCTGACCCGCATGGTGGCGCGCAGCTTCGACGCTTACGAACTGTCGAAGGCGGGCCACAGTTCGGCGATCTGA
- a CDS encoding MarR family winged helix-turn-helix transcriptional regulator, with the protein MSQKLPMTSTLEVRDRCLCFRAQRAARALGRRFDAALKPVGLTNGQFSILMSLNRPEPPRISDLAPFLAMDRTTLTAALKVLERRGLVVFALEPGDKRNKLLRLSDAGHALLMRALPLWRQEHDAVDAALGEIDLDALKAALLKLGEV; encoded by the coding sequence ATGAGCCAGAAACTGCCGATGACCAGCACGCTTGAGGTGCGTGACCGTTGCCTCTGCTTTCGCGCTCAGCGCGCGGCGCGGGCGCTGGGGCGGCGCTTCGATGCGGCGCTGAAACCGGTGGGGCTGACCAACGGGCAGTTCTCGATTCTGATGTCGCTGAACCGCCCCGAGCCGCCGCGCATATCCGATCTCGCGCCCTTCCTTGCCATGGACCGCACCACGCTGACCGCCGCGCTCAAGGTGCTGGAACGGCGCGGGCTGGTGGTGTTCGCGCTTGAGCCGGGCGACAAGCGCAACAAGCTGCTGCGTCTGAGCGATGCGGGCCATGCGCTGCTGATGCGCGCGCTGCCGCTCTGGAGGCAGGAGCATGACGCCGTCGATGCCGCGCTTGGCGAGATCGACCTAGACGCGTTGAAGGCGGCGCTGCTGAAGCTCGGCGAGGTCTGA
- a CDS encoding CcoQ/FixQ family Cbb3-type cytochrome c oxidase assembly chaperone → MDTYSALRHFADSWGLLAMFVFFVGMLIWLFRPGSKHSHDNAASIPLRNDDAPAAARAPEAPAQN, encoded by the coding sequence ATGGACACCTATTCCGCCCTGCGCCACTTCGCCGACAGCTGGGGCCTTCTGGCGATGTTCGTCTTCTTCGTGGGCATGCTGATCTGGCTTTTCCGGCCCGGCAGCAAGCACTCGCACGACAACGCCGCCAGCATCCCGCTGCGCAATGACGACGCTCCGGCCGCCGCGCGCGCGCCCGAAGCACCCGCCCAGAATTGA